DNA from Prunus persica cultivar Lovell chromosome G6, Prunus_persica_NCBIv2, whole genome shotgun sequence:
ttccacgccctatgtaaaataacgctccattggaggttataatccacattctcacataataaaagcctcctgaagtggcttgggtacccaaaagcaaagaaatgcttataattgatgcatgcgcatgcaaatgagaatgatgggatcatgaattgatgaatgacaatttttgatcatgaattgatgaatgacaatttttggttttggagtagctactcaaatcatcaatgggctgtgttgattggaaccacgttcaattattaaatgtcgacaatatcattggccaaaatggaaagaggtaattccattataaataagaatgaacgtgaaagaacaaacccataatacgaaccccaaaatttgttaatactgaatttatacttgggtgttcggaataaaagggaatatacctactttgtatgacactgtttctggcaggaacaaggaatgttgggtttttctccatatttacagattcaattgtgctcccccttattacacaattacggagaccaacatattatctttaagggttattaaaatgcacagagcatatcgccagaagcgattccctaaagatgtataaatagctgggttaaagctatataatgtgtcataaagttcaatcccttttagacaaaatccgttgagaggattatcattgcataaagcaagtccctaaaggacatgtgcttgaagcacaaaatttgtactcaatattaatatgcataaattacctcagtgagtacattgatgtgattgcaacacattaaagattctgcagaattcacgaaatatttgtctcgatcaAGCATTataccaacgagattcttgcttatactaagaaagtattgaagcatttttatgagtattatccgttggacactttaatgattttccggaagtatactagaccagatagagctcagctcacactgtactctttttccttcatccaggtttttatcccattgggtttttcctggtaaggttttaacgaggcagtgtcgcatggtcgcttactggacaaaagctagtcctaaatttttcagggggagatattcatcagggggagcatggttttgataaagacctccatacactgtacatcagggggagcatggttTTGATAAAGACCTCCATGCACTgtacatcagggggagcatggttttgataaagacctccatacactgtactctttttccttcatccaggtttttatcccattgggtttttcctggtaaggttttaacgaggcagtgtcgttcaaagattgactcacagaagcagtgtcaactacgatattcagaaatctgatcaacagtatgacttaaagatattttgccaagcatcagggggagcgcaccatcaataaagatcttcaaacaccgtactctttttccttcgtccgggtttttatcccactggatttttcctggcaaggttttaacgaggcagtgtcgcacgcgcgctAATATACTTAGaatttttatgttacacatagttatgtactctttttcccttcgaccagtttttgtcccactgggtttttactggcaaggtttttaacgagacatattctgtatcatttgtggtctccaatggggagtgttgtaaaataatataatgtgGAGTCCCCAAAATGCCCCCATGTGGAATCCCCAAATTGCCCCCCTCTAATGCCTATTAATTgggcttcatcttcttcattggAAGATATCTgaatagaagagaaaaatcagtttctcctcctctctctctctctctctcaattctctcaACCATTTCTTATCAATTTATAACAAATGTGGCTTATTTATATAATCTCTCCAATATTATTACAAACATTAAATTTTATCAAATCTTTTGAGCGGCCTTACCCAGATTCGATCTTCCAGCAGCTGCAACCAATTAAAAGCCTCAAGTAAGGCATCACAAGTTCTCTATCAAGAGAAATTTTCCTTTCCTATTTTCTAGCCAAACAAACACTCTTTAGAGCTAATCAATTAAACACATTGAAACTACAATGATCGAATCTGTTCCTACTAGCCGTGGAATTCAAGGATATTCATATACCTCTGTCACCCTAAAGAAAATAGCTACAGTGATACCTGCAAAGCTGCAGCGCCAGAATTACTTTTTCTGGAAGCTACTTTTCGAGCAAATCTTTAGTCGTTACAAGCTCATGGGAATTATTGATGGCAGCGAACCTTGTCCAGCTCAGTTCTTGACGGACAAGGAAGGAAATGATCTCACTGATCAAATTAATCCAGCCTTTGAGATTTTTCAGGAGAAGGATCAGGCCATGTTAACCTGGATGAGGTCAACATGTTCTGAACATGTCCTCCCATTCACAGCAGGACTCGCTT
Protein-coding regions in this window:
- the LOC109949491 gene encoding uncharacterized protein LOC109949491: MIESVPTSRGIQGYSYTSVTLKKIATVIPAKLQRQNYFFWKLLFEQIFSRYKLMGIIDGSEPCPAQFLTDKEGNDLTDQINPAFEIFQEKDQAMLTWMRSTCSEHVLPFTAGLASSRELWLNLEKRFQVVGVSSEYRRNLAAAALATTDICDAHPDLLASGDLRLVPQVFQKYGK